In the genome of Andrena cerasifolii isolate SP2316 chromosome 5, iyAndCera1_principal, whole genome shotgun sequence, one region contains:
- the LOC143369452 gene encoding lysosomal dipeptide transporter MFSD1, with translation MEGGVLESPETTLDRSDDEVALQGFCSPKKPPYRFLGLALMCLLGFGSYFCFDNPGALQDNFKTDLAMSTSKFVLLYSIYSWPNVILCFIGGFLLDSVFGIRLGTVIYMGLTLIGQVIFATGAIVNTFWLMMLGRFVFGIGAESLAVAQNSYAVLWFKGKELNMVFGLQLSFARVGSTVNFLVMEPIYNYVSQYYKGPQCIGIVLFLAALTCVGSMICACVLGIMDKRAEKLLRRGEGQETEVVSLTDVKDFRSIFWLVALICIAYYVAIFPFIALGKVFFERKYAYEPSNANTVNSLVYSISAIASPILGYMVDRTGKNVSWVFISILATIVAHGLLAFTYVNPYVCMILMGLAYAMLASSLWPLIALIIPEYQLGTAYGIAQSVQNLGLAIVSILAGMIVDRAGYFMLEMFFLGWLWVSLITAVMIWVCDMATSGGYLNMTPGQREKYEEIRRTPESLEREKLLSPESTSDLSADDLLQPQSDISIRNRYLSRIGAMVPPCARVPIHRPLR, from the exons ATGGAAGGAGGCGTATTGGAAAGTCCAGAGACCACTCTGGACAGATCCGACGATGAGGTCGCCCTGCAAGGATTCTGCAGCCCCAAAAAGCCACCGTACAGATTCCTTGGACTGGCATTGATGTGCCTATTAGGCTTTG GCTCTTACTTTTGCTTCGACAATCCTGGTGCGTTGCAAGACAATTTCAAGACCGACCTGGCGATGTCAACCAgtaaatttgttttactttattcgatttactcgtgGCCAAATGTGATTCTTTGTTTTATTGGAGGATTTTTATTGGACAGTGTCTTCGGCATTCGCTTAGGGACAGTTATATACATGGGGCTCACTTTAATTGGCCAAGTAATATTTGCAACAGGAGCTATAGTTAACACATTCTGGCTCATGATGCTTGGCCGATTTGTTTTCGG CATTGGTGCAGAATCGTTGGCGGTGGCCCAGAATAGTTACGCTGTTCTGTGGTTCAAGGGGAAAGAGCTGAACATGGTGTTCGGTTTACAATTGAGCTTCGCGCGAGTCGGATCGACGGTGAATTTCTTGGTGATGGAGCCGATTTACAATTACGTATCTCAGTATTACAAAGGACCACAGTGTATTGGGATAGTTCTTTTCCTCGCTGCCCTTACTTGCGTGGGCTCTATGATCTGTGCATGTGTACTGGGTATTATGGATAAACGTGCAGAGAAATTACTGAGGCGAGGAGAGGGGCAAGAAACAGAGGTTGTTAGCCTAACAGACGTTAAGGACTTTAGGTCAATATTCTGGCTGGTAGCCCTCATCTGCATTGCTTATTACGTCGCGATATTCCCGTTCATCGCCTTGGGAAA GGTGTTCTTCGAACGGAAGTATGCATACGAGCCATCAAACGCGAACACAGTGAACTCCCTTGTATATTCTATATCAGCCATTGCGTCTCCCATTTTGGGGTATATGGTTGATAGGACTGGGAAGAACGTTTCATGGGTATTTATCAGTATTCTCGCAACCATAGTTGCTCATGGACTACTTGCGTTCACATATGTGAATCCTTACGTGTGCATGATTCTTATGGGATTAGCGTACGCCATGCTTGCCAGTAGTTTATGGCCATTAATTGCTCTCATTATCCCAGAATATCAGCTTGGTACTGCTTACGGGAT TGCGCAGTCTGTACAAAATCTGGGCTTGGCTATAGTTTCGATCTTAGCTGGTATGATAGTGGACCGTGCAGGATACTTTATGCTTGAAATGTTCTTTCTGGGTTGGTTATGGG TTTCTCTGATAACCGCCGTTATGATTTGGGTGTGCGACATGGCAACGAGCGGTGGTTACCTTAATATGACGCCAGGTCAGAGAGAGAAATACGAGGAGATTCGACGCACGCCCGAGAGTCTCGAGAGGGAGAAATTACTATCTCCGGAATCTACTTCGGATTTGTCGGCCGATGATCTGCTGCAACCACAATCCGACATTAGCATCAGAAATCGTTATTTATCTCGTATTGGAGCAATG GTGCCCCCTTGCGCCAGAGTGCCGATCCATCGGCCTTTACGATGA
- the LOC143369458 gene encoding BPTF-associated chromatin complex component 1 isoform X3, producing the protein MESVSGQKVGEIFTAAGAAFNKLGELTMQLHPTTDSPAGSQIRTTLKKKAFEEAGVPMRQQMLSQQQSAQQSAVVQQQVSKQQGGNQGLMGKSAEVTLNMLNAPESEVDVEGLPEECQVKLEFEGATEEVAS; encoded by the exons ATGGAGTCTGTAAGCGGTCAGAAG GTGGGTGAGATCTTCACCGCGGCTGGGGCAGCATTCAACAAGCTCGGAGAATTAACGATGCAGCTGCATCCTACGACGGACTCACCGGCAGG CTCCCAGATCCGGACGACGCTGAAGAAGAAAGCGTTCGAGGAGGCGGGGGTGCCTATGAGGCAGCAGATGCTGTCGCAACAGCAATCGGCGCAACAGTCGGCGGTTGTCCAGCAGCAAGTGTCTAAGCAGCAAGGCGGGAACCAAGGATTAATGGGGAAATCGGCGGAAGTAACGTTAAATATGTTAAACGCGCCGGAGTCGGAGGTAGACGTTGAAGGACTACCAGAGGAGTGTCAAGTGAAGCTCGAGTTCGAGGGCGCAACGGAGGAAGTCGCCTCCTAA
- the LOC143369458 gene encoding BPTF-associated chromatin complex component 1 isoform X2, translating into MNSASKVGEIFTAAGAAFNKLGELTMQLHPTTDSPAGKWTDEEIEMLRHSVKTFSEDLNKISEHIKGRTVSQIRTTLKKKAFEEAGVPMRQQMLSQQQSAQQSAVVQQQVSKQQGGNQGLMGKSAEVTLNMLNAPESEVDVEGLPEECQVKLEFEGATEEVAS; encoded by the exons ATGAACTCTGCGAGCAAG GTGGGTGAGATCTTCACCGCGGCTGGGGCAGCATTCAACAAGCTCGGAGAATTAACGATGCAGCTGCATCCTACGACGGACTCACCGGCAGG TAAGTGGACTGACGAGGAAATTGAGATGCTCCGTCACTCGGTAAAGACCTTCAGCGAAGACTTGAACAAAATAAGTGAGCACATCAAGGGACGAACGGT CTCCCAGATCCGGACGACGCTGAAGAAGAAAGCGTTCGAGGAGGCGGGGGTGCCTATGAGGCAGCAGATGCTGTCGCAACAGCAATCGGCGCAACAGTCGGCGGTTGTCCAGCAGCAAGTGTCTAAGCAGCAAGGCGGGAACCAAGGATTAATGGGGAAATCGGCGGAAGTAACGTTAAATATGTTAAACGCGCCGGAGTCGGAGGTAGACGTTGAAGGACTACCAGAGGAGTGTCAAGTGAAGCTCGAGTTCGAGGGCGCAACGGAGGAAGTCGCCTCCTAA
- the LOC143369458 gene encoding BPTF-associated chromatin complex component 1 isoform X1, which translates to MESVSGQKVGEIFTAAGAAFNKLGELTMQLHPTTDSPAGKWTDEEIEMLRHSVKTFSEDLNKISEHIKGRTVSQIRTTLKKKAFEEAGVPMRQQMLSQQQSAQQSAVVQQQVSKQQGGNQGLMGKSAEVTLNMLNAPESEVDVEGLPEECQVKLEFEGATEEVAS; encoded by the exons ATGGAGTCTGTAAGCGGTCAGAAG GTGGGTGAGATCTTCACCGCGGCTGGGGCAGCATTCAACAAGCTCGGAGAATTAACGATGCAGCTGCATCCTACGACGGACTCACCGGCAGG TAAGTGGACTGACGAGGAAATTGAGATGCTCCGTCACTCGGTAAAGACCTTCAGCGAAGACTTGAACAAAATAAGTGAGCACATCAAGGGACGAACGGT CTCCCAGATCCGGACGACGCTGAAGAAGAAAGCGTTCGAGGAGGCGGGGGTGCCTATGAGGCAGCAGATGCTGTCGCAACAGCAATCGGCGCAACAGTCGGCGGTTGTCCAGCAGCAAGTGTCTAAGCAGCAAGGCGGGAACCAAGGATTAATGGGGAAATCGGCGGAAGTAACGTTAAATATGTTAAACGCGCCGGAGTCGGAGGTAGACGTTGAAGGACTACCAGAGGAGTGTCAAGTGAAGCTCGAGTTCGAGGGCGCAACGGAGGAAGTCGCCTCCTAA